One window of the Salvia splendens isolate huo1 chromosome 1, SspV2, whole genome shotgun sequence genome contains the following:
- the LOC121789646 gene encoding uncharacterized protein LOC121789646, with the protein MPETPPKPVAEPKTAPVEEAESENDEPEASPPAVHPEVNTLVKPPEVRVPFPQVLQKKKDDQFSKFWEIFKKVQINIPLIEALQQMPGYVKFLKEAVSKKKKWDHHETVNLTENCSAILQRKFPAKMHDPGSFTIECTMGDHFVENSLCDLGASINLMPLFFYNKMKIGQLKPISINAADG; encoded by the coding sequence ATGCCTGAGACCCCACCAAAGCCTGTAGCTGAGCCAAAGACTGCACCAGTGGAAGAAGCCGAGTCAGAAAATGATGAACCTGAAGCATCACCTCCTGCAGTTCACCCTGAGGTGAACACACTAGTCAAGCCACCAGAGGTCAGGGTACCATTCCCCCAAGTGCtgcagaagaagaaggatgatcAGTTCTCCAAATTCTGGGAGATCTTCAAGAAGGTGCAGATTAACATTCCGCTGATTGAGGCACTGCAGCAAATGCCTGGATATGTTAAGTTTCTCAAGGAGGCTGTCTCCAAAAAGAAGAAGTGGGATCATCATGAGACCGTCAATTTGACGGAAAACTGTAGTGCAATTTTGCAAAGGAAGTTTCCGGCCAAGATGCATGATCCGGGAAGCTTTACTATTGAGTGCACTATGGGAGATCATTTTGTGGAGAATTCCTTGTGCGACCTTGGAGCCAGCATTAACCTCATGCCCTTGTTCTTTTATAACAAGATGAAGATTGGCCAGTTGAAACCCATATCCATCAACGCTGCAGATGGCTGA